One window of Vitis riparia cultivar Riparia Gloire de Montpellier isolate 1030 chromosome 5, EGFV_Vit.rip_1.0, whole genome shotgun sequence genomic DNA carries:
- the LOC117914719 gene encoding chitinase-like protein 2 — protein MVERSILIGLALAAIVAVVVVEGDSSVKTLVKTVKGKKVCDKGWECKGWSEFCCNLTISDYFQTYQFENLFSKRNSPVAHAVGFWDYRSFILASAVYQPLGFGTTGGKVMQMKELAAFLGHVGCKTSCGYGVATGGPLSWGLCYNKEMSPSKSYCDDFYKYTYPCTPGADYYGRGALPIFWNYNYGATGEALKVNLLDHPEYIEQNATLAFQAAIWRWMTPVKKSQPSAHDVFVGNWKPTKNDTLAKRVPGFGTTMNILYGDQVCGQGDVDSMNNIISHYQYYLDLLGVGREQAGPHENVTCAEQIAFNPSYTASS, from the exons ATGGTTGAACGCAGCATTTTGATAGGGTTGGCGTTGGCGGCGATTgtggcggtggtggtggtggaggggGACTCCTCGGTGAAGACACTGGTGAAGACGGTGAAGGGAAAGAAGGTGTGCGACAAGGGGTGGGAATGTAAGGGGTGGTCGGAGTTCTGCTGCAATTTGACGATTTCGGACTATTTCCAGACTTACCAGTTCGAGAACCTCTTCTCCAAGCGCAACTCGCCGGTGGCCCACGCCGTCGGCTTCTGGGATTACCGCTCATTCATCCTCGCCTCTGCGGTCTACCAGCCGCTTGGCTTCGGCACCACCGGCGGCAAGGTCATGCAGATGAAGGAGCTGGCCGCATTCCTCGGCCACGTCGGCTGCAAAACTTCAT GTGGGTACGGAGTGGCCACAGGAGGGCCATTGTCCTGGGGTCTCTGCTACAACAAGGAAATGAGCCCCAGTAAGTCATACTGTGACGATTTCTACAAATACACCTACCCCTGCACGCCTGGTGCCGACTACTATGGCCGTGGTGCATTGCCTATCTTCTG GAACTACAACTATGGAGCAACTGGAGAAGCCTTGAAGGTGAATCTGCTGGACCATCCGGAATACATCGAACAAAATGCTACCTTAGCCTTCCAGGCTGCAATTTGGAGGTGGATGACCCCAGTTAAGAAGTCACAGCCTTCTGCACATGACGTCTTTGTTGGCAACTGGAAGCCCACCAAGAATGACACTTTGGCCAAGCGGGTGCCTGGTTTTGGAACCACAATGAACATTCTGTACGGGGACCAGGTTTGCGGGCAGGGCGACGTTGATTCCATGAACAACATCATCTCCCATTACCAATATTACCTCGACCTGTTGGGTGTTGGTAGAGAACAGGCAGGACCCCACGAAAACGTCACCTGTGCTGAGCAGATTGCATTCAACCCATCCTACACTGCATCCTCTTAA